Proteins encoded in a region of the Vitis riparia cultivar Riparia Gloire de Montpellier isolate 1030 chromosome 7, EGFV_Vit.rip_1.0, whole genome shotgun sequence genome:
- the LOC117917839 gene encoding 60S ribosomal protein L22-2-like: MSRGTASGLKGKKKSATFTIDCSKPVEDKIMDVASLEKFLQERIKVGGKAGALGDSVIVTREKSKITVTSDSNLSKRYLKYLTKKYLKKHNVRDWLRVIASNKDRNVYELRYFNIAENEGEEEE; this comes from the exons ATGAGTCGCGGCACAGCATCTGGGCTGAAGGGCAAGAAGAAGAGTGCGACGTTCACGATCGACTGCTCCAAACCAGTGGAGGATAAGATCATGGACGTCGCATCACTAGAAAAGTTCCTCCAGGAGCGAATCAAGGTCGGCGGCAAGGCCGGCGCTCTCGGTGACTCCGTCATCGTCACCCGCGAGAAGAGCAAGATCACCGTTACCTCCGATAGCAACCTCTCTAAACG GTACCTCAAGTATCTGACTAAGAAGTACTTGAAGAAGCACAACGTGAGGGATTGGCTTCGGGTGATTGCCTCCAACAAAGACCGCAATGTTTATGAATTGCGCTACTTCAACATTGCTGAGAATGAAGGGGAAGAGGAAGAATGA
- the LOC117917838 gene encoding outer envelope pore protein 16-4, chloroplastic: MEEDFDGFVPCSSLVVDSILRVGTAGAIWGLCMSPYDANKKGLTDLSRAAFVAKSVGKISFQCGLVAGVFSGTRCVVQRHRRQNDWVNGFIAGAVAGATVAARTRSWKQVVGMAGLVSACSAAADYYKAI; the protein is encoded by the exons ATGGAGGAAGACTTCGACGGCTTCGTTCCGTGCTCTTCTCTCGTCGTCGATTCCATCCTCCGAGTTGGAACA GCTGGAGCAATCTGGGGGTTATGTATGAGCCCATACGATGCAAATAAAAAAG GTCTCACTGATCTCTCTCGCGCTGCATTTGTG GCAAAGTCAGTAGGCAAAATCAGCTTTCAGTGCG GACTTGTTGCTGGAGTTTTTTCCGGTACTCGCTGTGTGGTTCAAAGACACCGGAGGCAGAATGATTGG GTGAATGGTTTTATTGCTGGTGCTGTAGCTGGGGCAACTGTTGCTGCTAGGACGCGGAGTTGGAAACAGGTTGTTGGGATGGCTGGTTTGGTTTCTGCTTGTAGTGCTGCTGCAGACTACTATAAAGCAATTTGA